A window of Candidatus Bathyarchaeota archaeon genomic DNA:
CCTCTTCACCCTTCTTCACCACCTTTACGATCTTCCAGGAAGCCTCCAGCAGGCTGAGGTCGGTATAGTATAGGGTGTAGAGTCTAAGCTTCTCGAAAGCCCTCATCACGGTGTTCGACGTCTCAAACCCTATGAC
This region includes:
- a CDS encoding PIN domain nuclease, translated to MSRRSFRGDGRRLLLDTSFLLPVIGFETSNTVMRAFEKLRLYTLYYTDLSLLEASWKIVKVVKKGEE